In the genome of Aequorivita sp. H23M31, the window GGACTGTAGATTGGGAGTTTTTAGTTAAAGAAAAGATTTTTTTGCTCTTAAAATTTTGGAAAGGTTACTCGATAATTTCATAATGAATGGGCTTAAAACTCCCTCCGTTACTATCTTCCGCTGAACAAGCTGTAAGGGCAACAATAAGGTCCATTTCCGCTTGAAATAGGACAAAATCCCCTGCCGTGCTCAATGGAGGAAGCACGCTCAGTTTACCATCGGGCGCAAATTGAACATTCATAAAAACGTTGAAAGCTGTAGGAACATCATCTGGTTGTAATCCAAAACGTTCCAGATTTGTATACAAATTTTCAAAACAGCTGGGGTGGTATCCTTGGTGAGAATACATAATCTCGAAAGTTTCCGGGCTACAGGGAGCTAATAAAAAATCATTTCTTCCATTGGTATCTTCTAAGATCTTCATCATTTTCCTGCTACGGTTGCTCCATAAATAGTGACCCGCGGTTATCAGTATGGTTTCTTCAAAATCCAGTGTTTTCCCCGACGATATTTTCTCACGCTTATCACGTGCATTAAACAAAACCATATCGCTCACCTGACCACCTAAAGGATCAATAACTTTTAATTTTTGACCTTTTTTCAGTTTAAAAGCACGACCGGATTGTTTTTCTATATGTTCTATCATTATTGCAATTTGTAAATTTAGGTATGTGATTGAAATTTAAATTCAAAAATTATGTAATTCCAAATACATATTTATAAAGTAAGCTATTCTAAATTATGTTTTTTCTTTAAAAGAGACGCTAATTGAATGTTTTTCGGGCAGCCCTTTTGTAATTTGTCATTTATATTCTGGATTTCCCTGTATTCAAAACCTTGATGCAATTTCTCTATTCCCAGTGCCTGAAACGGCTCAATCCAAAATCCTGTTATTCCAGAAAAATTGTCGTTCCAGATTTCTTTTGGAATAGTTTTATAGGTAACAGGATTTTCAGAATCCCTTTCAAAATAACCCATTAGCCGTTCCAAGGAATCCTGAAGCTCATAATCTGACTGTAAGGTAATTTTTCCATTAACATGTACCGCTTCATAATCCCAAGTAGGAATCTCAGGAAAAGAATACCAAGAGGAAGAAATATAGGAATCAGGTCCCTGAAAGATAACTAACATTTCTTCACCGTTTTTCAGGAATCTGTGCATCTGATTATGATTTGCAATATGGGCAAAGAGTCGGTAATTTTCTTTATTACCATCAATCAACACTGGAATATGAGTTGCTAATAAGCATTCACCTTTAAGAACCACCGTTGCAAATGGATATTGTTGAATAAAAGAATGGATAAACTCGGGACTATTGTTAATATATTTCTTTGGCTGATACATCTTCGACGTTATTTACCGTAAGGTACATATTTTCAAAAAAAACATCCACAGATTTAATCCAGTGGATATTTTCAATTAAAATAGTTTCGAAAAATTACTTGGAATGGAAAGGACACTTCCATTTTTCCCCTACATTGCGTCCACTATACTGCCGAGCTTCGCTGCTATCTCCAAAATCTGCCAAAACAGGATTTATTTGACCTTGAAGCGCTTTGTCCCTTTTTCTTATTTTGTCGCGGACCTTATGATAAACCCCCATTTCTCGAAGTTTTTCAAATTGCCAGTGAAGGTTAAAAACCAGCGTAGTATATGGAGCTCTTCTCGCCATTCTAGAGCTTTTGGGATGCATCCCGATTACATAAAACGCTCTTCCCCCTATACTGAAACTGAAATTGTTGTTTTCAGGATCTTGGCTTACTCTATGATCCCATTCAACATTATCGATATCATGAACAAATTGGAGCTGCCTCCAAAGTAGATTTTCAAATTCAATTTCTGAAGCCACATCTGCTTCCGGAAATACAGCTATCAAGGTTTTAAACTTGTTATCGGAAAAATTATAGTCTGAGAGATAATTCTTAATATCTTCCAGCAACTCTTTGGCCGAGCCCTTTGTGCCTAGTTTATCATAAACTT includes:
- a CDS encoding DUF1989 domain-containing protein codes for the protein MIEHIEKQSGRAFKLKKGQKLKVIDPLGGQVSDMVLFNARDKREKISSGKTLDFEETILITAGHYLWSNRSRKMMKILEDTNGRNDFLLAPCSPETFEIMYSHQGYHPSCFENLYTNLERFGLQPDDVPTAFNVFMNVQFAPDGKLSVLPPLSTAGDFVLFQAEMDLIVALTACSAEDSNGGSFKPIHYEIIE
- a CDS encoding FMN-binding negative transcriptional regulator; protein product: MYQPKKYINNSPEFIHSFIQQYPFATVVLKGECLLATHIPVLIDGNKENYRLFAHIANHNQMHRFLKNGEEMLVIFQGPDSYISSSWYSFPEIPTWDYEAVHVNGKITLQSDYELQDSLERLMGYFERDSENPVTYKTIPKEIWNDNFSGITGFWIEPFQALGIEKLHQGFEYREIQNINDKLQKGCPKNIQLASLLKKKHNLE
- the gntA gene encoding guanitoxin biosynthesis heme-dependent pre-guanitoxin N-hydroxylase GntA, encoding MNRELYQPDITSIIEADFKEFIIDKKHPCVMANTVFAMGDYDLKVYDKLGTKGSAKELLEDIKNYLSDYNFSDNKFKTLIAVFPEADVASEIEFENLLWRQLQFVHDIDNVEWDHRVSQDPENNNFSFSIGGRAFYVIGMHPKSSRMARRAPYTTLVFNLHWQFEKLREMGVYHKVRDKIRKRDKALQGQINPVLADFGDSSEARQYSGRNVGEKWKCPFHSK